A window of the Roseovarius sp. S88 genome harbors these coding sequences:
- a CDS encoding homocysteine S-methyltransferase family protein: MRLTKFLKSDRYYLTDGGLETFMVFDKGYDLPCFSAAVLLETEGGRAELNAYFDRFIGLAKADERGYVLDVPTWRSGMAWAEALDKSAAEQMQVNTDAVRFVEAIRARHETEVYPILLNGLVGPAGDAYAPGTLLPEDEALETHTPQIAALAGAGVDLISALTLTHSEEAVGIVRAAQKANAPVAIAFTLETDGHLPSGQPLGEAIAQVDSATENGPIYYMINCAHPDHFRDQLSGGADWLARIGGLRCNASRLSHAELDAAEELDDGDPQELGRLNADLLGMLPNVRVFGGCCGTDHRHVECMSHHASDQRAA, from the coding sequence ATGCGACTGACAAAATTTTTAAAAAGCGACCGTTACTATCTCACGGATGGAGGTCTGGAAACCTTTATGGTCTTCGACAAAGGGTATGACCTGCCGTGTTTTTCCGCAGCTGTCCTGCTTGAGACCGAAGGTGGGCGAGCTGAGCTGAATGCCTATTTTGACCGGTTCATTGGCTTGGCCAAGGCCGATGAGCGCGGCTATGTTCTGGATGTGCCGACATGGCGGTCCGGGATGGCCTGGGCCGAGGCATTGGACAAAAGCGCGGCGGAGCAGATGCAAGTGAATACAGATGCGGTGCGCTTTGTTGAGGCCATCCGCGCGCGCCACGAGACCGAGGTATATCCGATCCTGCTCAATGGATTGGTCGGACCGGCCGGTGACGCCTACGCGCCGGGCACGCTTTTGCCTGAGGACGAAGCCTTAGAGACGCACACACCACAGATTGCCGCGCTGGCAGGGGCTGGTGTGGATTTGATCAGTGCGCTGACGCTCACCCATTCTGAGGAGGCCGTAGGTATTGTCCGAGCTGCGCAAAAGGCAAATGCGCCTGTGGCTATTGCCTTCACACTGGAAACCGATGGGCATTTGCCCTCGGGCCAACCCCTGGGCGAGGCGATTGCGCAGGTGGACAGTGCGACGGAAAATGGGCCGATCTACTATATGATCAACTGTGCCCATCCTGATCATTTCCGGGACCAGCTGTCTGGTGGTGCAGACTGGCTTGCCCGGATTGGCGGGCTGCGCTGCAACGCCTCTCGCCTCAGCCATGCGGAATTGGATGCCGCCGAAGAGCTGGATGATGGTGATCCGCAAGAGCTGGGTCGCTTGAATGCCGATTTGCTCGGGATGTTGCCGAATGTTCGCGTGTTCGGGGGATGCTGTGGCACGGATCACCGACATGTGGAATGCATGTCGCATCATGCCTCTGACCAACGCGCGGCGTGA
- a CDS encoding SGNH/GDSL hydrolase family protein → MVVLSALLGCSAALPDRPVPSAPEPQPASTPAPSPVALPAEEPPLPSFRNPPFGPDILVVGDSQISFGAGAGHLALFGNLARSCGANAQERRLLENLDAQSVAAIGVRSSSLNHWSARDAGTKGVICDKDARFGVNAGTYGVSGPTRSYVQIGEDRPYEFCRPNQSPFEAMFREGYYRPKLVVLAFLGNSVDRWSDPATATADLRASIAQMPDESACVVMSTAAAFDAEVNAKRQLAQRNLARAVAATGGRCSFAEALTPDLVASVTGNPNDFRINEAGEVLDRFHPNTKGFERFFQSATPAICAAVFDQIGPP, encoded by the coding sequence ATGGTTGTTTTGTCTGCACTTTTGGGCTGCAGCGCGGCTTTGCCAGACCGGCCCGTGCCCTCTGCGCCCGAACCTCAACCGGCCAGCACCCCTGCACCGAGCCCCGTCGCATTGCCTGCCGAAGAGCCGCCTTTGCCCAGTTTTCGCAACCCGCCCTTCGGACCTGATATCCTTGTGGTCGGCGACAGCCAGATTTCCTTTGGCGCGGGTGCGGGGCATCTGGCACTCTTTGGCAATCTGGCGCGTTCCTGCGGCGCAAATGCGCAAGAGCGGCGCCTACTTGAAAATCTTGACGCACAGTCAGTTGCGGCCATTGGTGTGCGGTCCTCCTCTCTCAATCACTGGAGCGCGCGGGACGCAGGTACAAAAGGCGTGATCTGTGACAAGGATGCGCGGTTCGGGGTGAATGCCGGCACATATGGTGTGTCCGGACCGACGCGCAGCTATGTGCAGATTGGCGAGGACCGGCCTTATGAGTTTTGCCGCCCGAACCAATCTCCGTTCGAGGCGATGTTTCGCGAGGGATATTACCGTCCCAAACTGGTTGTGCTGGCGTTTCTGGGCAATTCCGTTGACCGCTGGTCCGATCCTGCGACGGCAACAGCCGATCTGCGCGCAAGCATTGCGCAGATGCCTGATGAGAGCGCGTGCGTTGTCATGAGCACTGCGGCGGCGTTCGATGCTGAGGTGAACGCAAAACGACAACTGGCCCAGCGAAACCTGGCGCGCGCCGTCGCGGCGACAGGCGGGCGCTGCAGTTTTGCCGAAGCACTGACGCCCGATCTGGTCGCGTCGGTCACGGGCAATCCGAATGACTTCCGCATCAATGAAGCCGGAGAGGTTCTGGACAGATTTCATCCTAATACCAAAGGCTTTGAGCGTTTTTTCCAAAGTGCCACTCCGGCCATCTGCGCCGCTGTATTTGACCAGATTGGCCCCCCCTGA
- a CDS encoding tetratricopeptide repeat protein, which yields MRLTILACVVAGPVWANACPEPPDHAAALSDLIKAAREAPDEATGRALSGEMWALWADAPDAKAQELLDEAMERRRVADYDGATKAVDALIAYCPDYSEGYNQRAFINFLREDFAAALPDLDRTLDITPRHTGALTGRALTLAALGRNAEATLSLRAALNLNPWLGERRLLQQLEQQEQDL from the coding sequence ATGAGACTTACGATCCTAGCCTGTGTTGTCGCTGGTCCGGTCTGGGCCAACGCTTGCCCCGAACCGCCCGACCACGCCGCCGCCCTATCTGATTTGATCAAGGCGGCGCGAGAAGCGCCGGATGAGGCCACGGGCCGGGCGCTTTCGGGGGAAATGTGGGCGCTTTGGGCCGATGCGCCAGATGCCAAGGCGCAAGAGCTTTTGGATGAAGCGATGGAGCGGCGGCGTGTGGCCGACTACGACGGGGCCACCAAGGCTGTGGATGCGTTGATTGCCTACTGCCCGGATTATTCTGAAGGTTACAACCAACGCGCCTTTATCAATTTCCTGCGGGAGGATTTTGCCGCCGCTTTGCCCGATCTGGACCGCACATTGGACATCACGCCGCGCCACACCGGCGCGTTGACGGGCCGGGCGTTGACACTGGCTGCGTTGGGACGAAACGCGGAAGCGACGCTGTCGCTGCGCGCGGCGCTGAATCTGAACCCTTGGCTGGGTGAGCGGCGTTTGCTGCAGCAACTGGAGCAACAGGAACAGGATCTCTGA
- a CDS encoding Lrp/AsnC family transcriptional regulator, which produces MEDLELDKFDLAILRILTSDGRISITDLAREIGLSKSPTQARLRRLERDGVISGYRALIDPIRLGLDHVSFVELSMTDTREASLAAFNAAVLKIPEVEQVHLIAGNFDYLLKIRTQSMSDYRRVLADQISNLPHVSKTSTYVAMEAVKENTVPDVI; this is translated from the coding sequence ATGGAAGACTTGGAGTTAGATAAGTTTGATCTGGCGATTCTACGCATTTTGACAAGTGATGGCCGGATCAGCATTACCGACCTGGCCCGGGAAATCGGATTGTCGAAATCTCCCACGCAAGCACGACTGCGCCGACTAGAACGCGACGGGGTAATCTCAGGCTACCGCGCGTTGATTGATCCGATCCGGCTGGGGCTGGATCACGTGAGCTTTGTTGAGCTGAGCATGACCGACACGCGAGAGGCGTCACTGGCGGCGTTCAACGCGGCTGTTCTGAAGATCCCAGAAGTTGAACAAGTGCATCTGATTGCTGGAAATTTCGACTATCTTCTAAAGATACGCACGCAAAGCATGAGTGACTATCGTCGCGTGCTGGCTGATCAGATTTCCAACCTGCCGCACGTCTCCAAGACCTCGACTTATGTGGCGATGGAGGCGGTGAAAGAAAACACTGTCCCAGATGTGATTTGA
- the putA gene encoding bifunctional proline dehydrogenase/L-glutamate gamma-semialdehyde dehydrogenase PutA: MPYDTDLRREIDLVTYADEAATIDQLVEQAGLSPEDRTRIVTRGAALVGDIRDHSDPGLMEVFLAEYGLSTDEGVALMCLAEALLRVPDADTIDALIEDKIAPSDWGKHMGHSTSPLVNASTWALMLTGKVLTEEAPGPVGHLRAAIKRLGEPVIRTAVGRAMKEMGRQFVLGETITSAMDRAAGMEKKGFTYSYDMLGEAARTDTDATRYHLAYSRAITAISSACVHDDIRKNPGISVKLSALYPRYEVAQKDGVMDILMPRLRSLALLAKSARMGLNIDAEEADRLSLSLDVIEATLAEPALAGWDGFGVVVQAYGQRAAHVIDHLHALATRRDRCIMVRLVKGAYWDTEIKRAQVEGIDGFPVFTSKAATDISYIANARKLLGMTDRIYPQFATHNAHTVAAILDMAEDKETFEFQRLHGMGEALHNIVMQAEGTRCRIYAPVGAHRDLLAYLVRRLLENGANSSFVNQIVDEDVPPQEVARDPFETYLDTRAELPKGPELFAPERINSKGFDLTHQPTLDMIEAARAPFASATWQAAPLLATKVAPQEPHPVQNPADPSDQPGQVAFASPEDVETALKSAKPWNADPKERGRVLARAADLYEENFGELFAVLSREAGKSLMDAVAELREAVDFLRYYGANAPDAKPVGTFTCISPWNFPLAIFSGQISAALAAGNAVLAKPAEQTPLIAHLAISLMHKAGVPKTALQLLPGAGDVGAALTSDPRVSGVAFTGSTETALKIRTTMAQNLAPGAPLIAETGGLNAMIVDSTALPEQAVQAIVESAFQSAGQRCSALRCLYVQEDIAEGLTEMLTGAMDALVMGAPWHLKTDVGPVIDAEAQAGIAAHIEAARAEGRLLHEIPTPNSGHFIAPTLIRVQGIGDLKREIFGPVLHIATFASHQLDQVISDINATGYGLTFGLMTRIDDRVQHVTEAVHAGNIYVNRNQIGAIVGSQPFGGEGLSGTGPKAGGPHYLSRFSARPVTQTDATWPTDMSPDAAQAALVAAQDRDIPTSPALVLPGPTGESNRLTLHARAPLLCLGPGEDAAKAQAEAVMALGGRAATVTGALAAEVLTTQSNFAGALWWGDATKAQAYTTALSKRNGPILPLITGQPDLGHVMGERHVCVDTTAAGGNAALLGGMD; the protein is encoded by the coding sequence ATGCCGTACGACACCGACCTGCGCCGCGAAATTGATCTGGTCACCTATGCCGATGAAGCCGCGACAATTGACCAGCTTGTAGAGCAGGCGGGGTTGTCGCCCGAGGACCGCACGCGCATCGTGACCCGTGGTGCCGCGCTTGTCGGCGACATTCGCGATCATTCCGATCCGGGATTGATGGAGGTTTTCCTGGCGGAATACGGGCTGTCAACCGATGAGGGCGTGGCGCTGATGTGTCTGGCCGAAGCGCTTTTGAGGGTGCCAGATGCCGACACGATTGACGCGCTGATTGAAGATAAGATCGCCCCCTCGGACTGGGGCAAGCATATGGGGCATTCCACCTCGCCTCTGGTCAACGCCTCAACATGGGCGCTGATGCTGACGGGCAAGGTGCTGACCGAAGAGGCCCCCGGTCCGGTCGGCCATCTTCGTGCCGCCATCAAGCGGTTGGGGGAGCCTGTCATCCGCACCGCCGTGGGCCGTGCGATGAAAGAGATGGGGCGTCAGTTTGTTCTGGGAGAGACAATCACCTCAGCCATGGACCGCGCCGCAGGGATGGAGAAAAAGGGGTTCACCTACTCCTACGACATGCTGGGCGAGGCCGCGCGCACCGATACGGATGCCACGCGATACCACCTTGCCTATAGCCGGGCGATCACCGCCATCTCCTCGGCCTGCGTGCATGATGATATCCGTAAGAACCCCGGGATTTCCGTCAAACTCTCGGCCCTCTACCCCCGCTATGAGGTCGCGCAGAAAGACGGCGTGATGGACATCCTGATGCCGCGCCTGCGCAGTCTGGCCTTGTTGGCCAAGTCAGCCCGCATGGGGCTGAACATCGACGCAGAAGAAGCGGACCGCCTGTCGCTATCTCTGGATGTGATCGAGGCGACATTGGCCGAGCCTGCTTTGGCGGGTTGGGATGGCTTCGGCGTCGTGGTGCAGGCCTATGGCCAACGCGCGGCCCATGTGATCGACCACCTGCACGCCCTTGCCACCCGGCGTGATCGGTGCATCATGGTTCGGCTTGTCAAAGGTGCCTACTGGGACACCGAGATCAAACGCGCACAGGTCGAAGGCATCGATGGTTTCCCTGTCTTCACCTCAAAAGCCGCCACCGACATTTCCTACATCGCCAATGCGCGCAAGTTGCTTGGCATGACCGACCGCATTTATCCGCAATTCGCCACGCATAATGCTCATACCGTGGCCGCCATTCTGGATATGGCGGAAGATAAGGAAACCTTTGAATTCCAACGCCTGCACGGCATGGGAGAGGCCCTGCACAACATCGTCATGCAGGCCGAAGGCACCCGCTGCCGCATCTACGCACCAGTGGGTGCGCATCGTGACTTGCTGGCCTATCTCGTCCGCAGGCTTTTAGAAAACGGCGCAAATTCAAGCTTTGTGAACCAGATTGTGGATGAAGACGTCCCGCCCCAAGAGGTCGCGCGCGATCCATTTGAAACCTATCTCGACACGCGCGCGGAGCTGCCCAAGGGGCCAGAGCTTTTCGCGCCGGAGCGGATCAACTCCAAAGGGTTTGACCTCACCCATCAACCAACTCTTGATATGATCGAGGCTGCGCGAGCCCCCTTTGCCAGCGCGACATGGCAGGCGGCACCGCTCTTGGCGACCAAAGTGGCGCCGCAAGAGCCGCACCCGGTTCAAAACCCCGCCGACCCTTCGGATCAACCCGGTCAGGTTGCCTTCGCCAGCCCAGAGGATGTTGAAACGGCGCTCAAAAGCGCCAAACCGTGGAACGCTGACCCCAAAGAACGCGGTCGCGTTCTGGCCCGTGCCGCTGATCTCTATGAGGAGAATTTCGGAGAACTTTTCGCGGTTCTCTCACGCGAAGCGGGCAAATCCCTGATGGACGCCGTCGCCGAACTGCGCGAGGCGGTGGATTTCCTGCGCTACTACGGGGCCAACGCGCCCGACGCCAAACCGGTCGGCACATTCACCTGCATTTCACCGTGGAATTTCCCCCTCGCCATCTTTTCCGGTCAGATCAGCGCTGCTCTGGCCGCGGGCAACGCCGTTCTGGCCAAACCCGCTGAACAAACACCACTCATTGCGCATTTGGCAATTTCCCTAATGCACAAAGCGGGTGTACCCAAAACCGCGCTACAGCTTCTGCCCGGGGCAGGCGACGTCGGTGCCGCACTGACATCTGATCCGCGCGTCAGCGGCGTGGCTTTCACAGGCTCAACAGAAACAGCCCTCAAAATCCGCACCACCATGGCGCAAAATCTTGCCCCCGGCGCGCCTCTCATTGCCGAAACCGGTGGCTTAAACGCAATGATCGTCGACAGCACGGCCCTGCCAGAACAGGCGGTTCAAGCTATTGTCGAATCCGCCTTTCAATCCGCCGGGCAACGTTGTTCAGCCTTGCGGTGTCTATATGTTCAGGAAGATATCGCCGAGGGACTGACCGAAATGCTAACCGGAGCCATGGATGCGCTTGTCATGGGGGCACCCTGGCACCTGAAGACCGATGTGGGCCCGGTGATTGATGCCGAGGCTCAGGCCGGTATTGCCGCACATATCGAGGCCGCCCGTGCCGAGGGGCGTCTTTTGCATGAAATCCCCACGCCAAACTCAGGTCACTTCATCGCCCCGACCCTGATCCGCGTGCAGGGCATTGGGGACCTGAAACGCGAGATCTTTGGTCCTGTCCTGCATATTGCCACGTTTGCCTCACATCAATTGGATCAGGTCATCTCCGATATCAACGCCACCGGCTACGGGTTGACCTTCGGCCTGATGACCCGGATCGATGACCGGGTGCAACACGTGACCGAGGCGGTTCATGCTGGAAATATTTACGTCAACCGCAATCAGATCGGCGCCATCGTAGGCAGCCAACCCTTTGGCGGCGAAGGGCTTTCCGGAACTGGGCCCAAGGCAGGCGGGCCGCATTACCTTTCCCGCTTTTCAGCGCGCCCAGTTACACAAACCGATGCCACATGGCCAACGGACATGTCACCTGACGCAGCACAGGCCGCACTGGTTGCGGCACAAGACCGCGACATCCCAACCTCACCGGCCCTTGTACTGCCGGGTCCGACCGGAGAGTCCAACCGCCTCACACTTCATGCCCGCGCGCCCCTGCTCTGTCTTGGCCCTGGCGAAGACGCGGCCAAGGCGCAAGCCGAAGCCGTCATGGCCCTTGGTGGCCGCGCGGCAACGGTGACTGGTGCTCTGGCAGCAGAGGTCCTGACCACACAGTCCAATTTTGCAGGCGCTCTGTGGTGGGGCGATGCCACCAAAGCGCAGGCCTACACCACCGCTCTCAGCAAACGAAACGGCCCGATCCTGCCTCTGATCACGGGGCAACCAGACCTTGGACATGTCATGGGAGAGCGTCACGTCTGCGTCGACACAACCGCGGCTGGCGGCAACGCGGCGCTCCTCGGCGGGATGGATTAA
- a CDS encoding inositol monophosphatase family protein, with product MPGSANLNIMLKAARKAGRSLAKDFREVENLQVSSKGAGDFVSRADIAAEAILKEELMGARPTYGWLAEEGGEEAGQDPTRRWIVDPLDGTTNFLHGLPHWAISIALEHKGQVVTGVIYDAAKDEMYFAEKGEGAFLNDSRLRVSDRKVMIESIFATGVPFGGRADLPETLQDLARLMPTCAGVRRWGSAALDIAYVAAGRYEGFWERRLNAWDLAAGLIILREAGGLAEPLVPGGNILEDGDIVCANEAIFSTFAKVIRDA from the coding sequence ATGCCGGGCAGTGCCAATCTTAACATTATGCTGAAGGCTGCCCGCAAGGCAGGCCGGTCGCTGGCCAAGGATTTCCGTGAGGTTGAAAACCTTCAGGTGAGTTCAAAAGGCGCAGGCGATTTCGTCAGCCGCGCGGATATCGCAGCCGAGGCCATTCTGAAAGAAGAGCTGATGGGCGCGCGCCCGACCTATGGCTGGCTGGCCGAAGAAGGTGGTGAAGAAGCGGGGCAGGACCCCACACGTCGCTGGATTGTGGATCCGCTGGATGGCACGACGAATTTTCTGCATGGCTTGCCGCACTGGGCCATCTCTATCGCATTGGAGCACAAAGGCCAGGTTGTGACCGGCGTGATTTACGATGCAGCCAAGGACGAGATGTATTTCGCCGAAAAAGGCGAGGGCGCTTTTTTGAATGACAGCCGCTTGCGAGTGTCGGACCGCAAGGTCATGATCGAGTCGATTTTTGCGACAGGTGTGCCATTTGGTGGCCGTGCGGATTTGCCTGAGACTCTGCAGGATCTGGCACGGCTTATGCCCACATGTGCTGGGGTGCGCCGGTGGGGATCGGCTGCGCTGGACATTGCCTATGTCGCGGCCGGGCGCTATGAGGGCTTCTGGGAGCGGCGTTTGAATGCCTGGGATCTGGCCGCAGGGCTGATCATCCTGCGTGAAGCAGGCGGGTTGGCCGAACCTTTGGTGCCAGGTGGCAATATTCTGGAAGATGGCGATATCGTCTGCGCAAATGAAGCGATCTTTTCGACTTTTGCCAAAGTGATCCGCGACGCCTGA
- a CDS encoding GFA family protein, translating into MSVYKATCHCGAVELSLNLPDGIPSPHRCDCSFCRRRAAPTVSVPLDDLKVTKGADNLSLYTWNTGTAQHFFCKTCGIYTHHQRRSNPNEYGVNFGSIEGQNPAEHEPIPWDDGVNHPSDR; encoded by the coding sequence ATGAGCGTCTACAAAGCCACTTGCCACTGCGGCGCGGTTGAACTCTCGCTCAATCTGCCCGATGGCATTCCCTCTCCGCATCGCTGTGACTGCTCATTCTGCCGCCGCCGCGCCGCGCCAACGGTCAGCGTGCCATTAGATGATCTCAAGGTGACCAAAGGCGCTGACAACCTTTCACTTTACACCTGGAACACCGGCACGGCGCAGCACTTCTTTTGTAAGACCTGCGGGATTTACACGCATCACCAGCGCCGCTCTAACCCGAACGAATATGGCGTTAATTTCGGGTCTATCGAAGGGCAGAACCCCGCCGAGCACGAGCCCATCCCGTGGGATGATGGCGTCAACCACCCATCAGATCGATAA
- a CDS encoding LysR family transcriptional regulator: MAVSVPSLNWLRVFEAAARAESFARAASELNMSAAAVSQQVRALEERLETQLFERQAHAVRLTEAGRAYLPGVQQALLTLQSTTEGLFGANRAEQLYVRAVLLFAHGILAEGHGDFSTQNPQITLQIDTGNSIGDFSQGFSDLQIVFGNPSAYGAQGEALFSERLYPVALPEIAAQITSPGDLLRQTLIEVGTHRAGWPHVFESSGIWPGAVKYIFADSTIMAFALARSGTGVALARAPASDRAMAEAGLVPCLEGFSVAGQEAYHLVYPDRAALRPAARRFREWLVAYCAERS; the protein is encoded by the coding sequence ATGGCTGTCTCTGTCCCCTCTCTCAATTGGCTGCGCGTTTTCGAGGCCGCCGCTCGGGCCGAGAGCTTTGCCCGCGCCGCATCAGAGCTTAACATGTCGGCCGCAGCGGTGAGCCAACAGGTGCGCGCGCTGGAAGAGCGGTTAGAAACGCAACTCTTTGAACGGCAAGCACATGCCGTGCGGTTAACGGAGGCAGGTCGCGCCTACCTTCCTGGGGTTCAACAGGCTTTGTTGACGCTGCAAAGTACAACAGAAGGGCTATTCGGGGCCAATCGGGCCGAGCAACTCTATGTGCGTGCCGTCCTGCTCTTTGCTCATGGGATTCTGGCCGAAGGGCATGGCGATTTCTCGACCCAGAATCCCCAGATCACGTTGCAGATTGATACCGGCAATAGCATTGGTGATTTCTCGCAGGGTTTCAGCGACCTTCAGATCGTGTTTGGTAATCCGTCAGCTTACGGCGCGCAGGGCGAAGCCCTGTTTTCTGAAAGGCTCTACCCGGTGGCCTTGCCCGAGATCGCGGCGCAGATCACATCGCCCGGAGACCTTTTGCGCCAGACCCTCATAGAAGTCGGCACGCATCGTGCAGGCTGGCCACATGTGTTTGAAAGCTCAGGCATCTGGCCGGGGGCTGTCAAATACATCTTTGCCGACAGCACGATCATGGCCTTTGCGTTGGCGCGGTCGGGCACAGGTGTGGCCCTGGCGCGTGCGCCTGCCAGTGATCGGGCGATGGCAGAGGCCGGGCTGGTGCCATGTCTCGAAGGGTTCTCAGTTGCAGGACAAGAGGCGTATCATCTGGTCTACCCGGATCGTGCGGCCCTGCGGCCAGCGGCGCGTCGCTTTCGCGAGTGGTTGGTTGCCTATTGTGCGGAGCGGTCTTAG
- a CDS encoding rhomboid family intramembrane serine protease yields the protein MFPIRDHNPSGRVPYVTYVLMALNIGIFLSYWPLFSDPRALNGFFYEWAMVPVLVSQQGTYETLLTSMFLHGGWMHLAGNMLFLWIFGDNMEDEMGHVGYLVFYLACGIAAGVTHLISAPLSQVPTVGASGAIAGVMGGYLLLFPRAKVDILIILIIIFRIISIPAWTMLVLWFAIQIFGGLGADPETGGVAYWAHAGGFIAGILLTIPVFLRRGGQRFWEQTDGHPPHPDATYRFVRTSIPKVTRK from the coding sequence ATGTTTCCTATTCGCGATCACAACCCGTCTGGTCGGGTGCCTTACGTCACCTACGTGCTGATGGCGCTCAATATTGGTATTTTCCTCAGCTACTGGCCGCTTTTCAGCGATCCCCGCGCACTCAACGGGTTTTTCTACGAATGGGCTATGGTGCCGGTCCTTGTCAGCCAACAGGGCACATATGAGACATTGCTTACTTCGATGTTCCTGCATGGCGGCTGGATGCACCTTGCGGGTAACATGCTGTTTTTATGGATATTCGGCGACAACATGGAGGACGAGATGGGCCATGTGGGCTACCTTGTCTTCTACTTGGCCTGTGGCATCGCGGCGGGGGTCACGCATCTGATCTCAGCTCCCCTCAGCCAAGTGCCAACCGTGGGCGCATCTGGTGCGATTGCCGGGGTCATGGGCGGCTATCTTCTGCTCTTCCCACGGGCCAAGGTCGATATTCTCATCATCCTGATCATCATTTTCCGCATCATCAGCATTCCGGCCTGGACCATGCTGGTGCTGTGGTTTGCCATACAGATCTTTGGCGGGCTTGGCGCCGATCCCGAGACCGGCGGCGTCGCCTATTGGGCGCATGCGGGCGGGTTCATCGCGGGTATCCTGCTCACCATCCCCGTCTTTCTGCGTCGCGGCGGGCAACGGTTCTGGGAACAAACTGACGGCCATCCGCCACATCCGGACGCCACCTATCGCTTTGTGCGAACGTCAATCCCGAAAGTGACCCGCAAATGA
- a CDS encoding TetR/AcrR family transcriptional regulator, with the protein MSEKPNTKTQILDVAEKAVLEKGFEATSIEEIVAAVGISRSGFFYHFKDKNALARALLERYIGAENALFDDVFGRARELNDDPLHAMLIGLKLLAEVLADLPNGHPGCVIAAAAYQDRLFDRGVRELNREAILAWRARFRAMFEEIAERYPPAEPVDLDALGDMVSGVAEGAIVLQKVLGERETLAAQILQLRTYVKLLFTQRPAGAA; encoded by the coding sequence GTGAGTGAGAAACCCAACACAAAAACACAGATATTGGATGTCGCCGAAAAGGCCGTGCTGGAAAAAGGGTTTGAGGCCACATCTATCGAAGAAATTGTTGCTGCGGTGGGAATTTCGCGCAGCGGGTTCTTTTACCATTTCAAAGACAAGAACGCGCTGGCCCGCGCCTTGCTGGAACGCTACATCGGCGCCGAGAACGCGCTCTTTGACGATGTGTTCGGCCGGGCGCGAGAGCTTAATGACGACCCGCTGCATGCCATGCTCATTGGCCTCAAACTTCTGGCCGAAGTTCTTGCAGATCTGCCAAATGGCCACCCTGGCTGTGTAATCGCCGCCGCCGCTTACCAGGACCGCCTTTTTGATCGTGGTGTGCGGGAGTTGAACCGTGAGGCGATTTTGGCCTGGCGCGCCCGGTTTCGCGCAATGTTCGAAGAAATCGCCGAACGTTACCCTCCAGCGGAACCAGTCGACCTTGATGCCCTAGGCGACATGGTGTCCGGGGTCGCCGAAGGGGCAATTGTGCTGCAAAAGGTGCTGGGCGAGCGCGAAACACTTGCCGCGCAAATCCTTCAGCTTCGAACGTATGTGAAACTGCTTTTCACACAGCGCCCTGCCGGAGCGGCCTGA
- a CDS encoding GNAT family N-acetyltransferase: MKDLMTQMMPEDARIEDAPALAQLVVMAGHGMPLLVWEEMREPGEDVWDVGARRAAREEGQFSYRKARVIRRDGTVISSLVGYPLDEVVPEAELDDLPPLFRPLVELENEAVPSWYVNVLATFPEARCKGAAKALLQDAEAQARASGQTRMSIITSDDNPALKLYEHVGYRQITRRPVVRDGWKTDSKEWILLIKNLG; this comes from the coding sequence ATGAAAGATCTGATGACACAGATGATGCCCGAAGACGCCCGGATTGAAGACGCACCTGCATTGGCGCAGCTCGTGGTGATGGCCGGTCACGGCATGCCTTTGCTGGTGTGGGAAGAGATGCGCGAACCTGGTGAAGATGTCTGGGACGTGGGTGCGCGTCGGGCCGCGCGCGAAGAAGGGCAGTTTTCCTATCGCAAGGCGCGCGTCATTCGACGGGATGGTACGGTGATCTCCTCACTGGTGGGATACCCATTGGATGAGGTGGTGCCCGAGGCCGAGCTTGACGATCTTCCACCGCTGTTCCGCCCCTTGGTAGAGCTTGAAAACGAGGCGGTGCCCAGTTGGTATGTGAATGTCTTGGCGACCTTTCCGGAGGCGCGCTGCAAGGGCGCGGCAAAAGCGCTTTTGCAAGATGCCGAAGCGCAGGCCAGAGCATCGGGACAAACGCGGATGAGCATTATCACGAGTGACGACAATCCCGCGCTCAAGCTTTATGAGCATGTCGGCTATCGCCAGATTACGCGCCGCCCCGTGGTGCGTGACGGATGGAAGACGGACTCCAAAGAGTGGATTCTGCTGATCAAGAACCTGGGTTAA